CATCGCCGCGCATACGTATCTCTCCACGAACAACAAATTGCCCACGGCCGCCACGATGTCGGCCGATGGCAAACCGCTCTTGAGTTGGCGCGTCTCGCTGCTGCCATTCTTGGGACAGAAGGAATTGTTCGATCAGTTCAAACAAGACGAAGCCTGGGACAGCGAGCATAACAAGGCGCTCGTCGAGAAAATGCCTTCGGTCTTTGCGGTGCCCGGCATCAGTGAAGCAGGCAAAACTACAATCGTTGCGCCGGTGGGCGACGGGACGGTGCTGGGACACAAGGAGGGCGCCACGCTGGTCATGGCGTCCGACGGTCCGAGCAACACGATTCTGCTCGTACAAGCGAACGCGGAAAAGGCCGTGACCTGGACCGCGCCGGACGACTTGGCTTATGACGCCGCGAAGCCGACCGAGGGTCTCGACAAGGCATATTCCGGCGTGTTCCTGGCGCTGTGGCTCGACGGTCAGGTGCATACCATTGCGCTCAACACCGCGACCGACACCGCGGCTGGGTTATTCACGTTCGCGGGGGGCGAGACGGTGGATTTGAACGCCTTGCTAGCCGCGGCAGCCGCGCCCACAGCGACTGAAAGCACCGCGCCGGCCAGCGGTGACACGACCACTGCTACTGCGGCGACGAGCACGAAGAAGTATCCGCCGGGTTGGGCCGGAGAATCGCAGCGCGCAATTGACTTGGGCCACGACAAAGAAGCTGCCCGCCTGTCGCTCGCGGCCGCCATCACGTCCGATGACGAAGTGCTGAAAAAAGAAGTCATGCATTGGAACAAGCTCACGCGACCCGTGCATCAGTTGCGTTGGGGCGTTGGCGCGATGCCTGATCCGAAGCGGCGCGCCGACTCGGCTGGCGGAACCGCGGGCCGAGCGGGGAGTCCCTACGGCCGTAACACTGGCGCCGTAACGTCGGGCGAAGACGACGATGAGGAAGAAGTCGTCGATCCGATCAAGGACTTTGATGATCTCGCCGGAGAAGTTGGCAGTGACATGGTGAAAGAAATCCGCAGGCGCCTCGACAAGGGCGAGTTCGGTAAGTTGTTTGAATACGATCGCAAGAAGTCGGACAATGAGAACGCCAATTCCGGCGTTAACTACCGACTGGAAGCGTCGAGCAGTCCGTACGGTCCGCGTGGACCAAGCTCCGGCGCGGCGAGTTCCACGACCCCGCCCACCAATGAGGAATTAGACGCCGTCGCCGAACAAGCGCCGCGCGGTTTGGTGATTCTCGGCAAAGGTGATCGCAGAAAGTTGCTAACGGCCGCCGCGAAGGCCGAAGTGGACGTGCTGCTGATCGCCGAAATGACGACCAAGAACACGCGCAGCACTGAGCCGGCGATTCAATGGGTCGTGGTGGACGTGGCGACGAAGAAGAACGTCGGCCGCGAATCCGAACCGGTTCCGCTGCCTGACGGCGGCGGCAGTGCTTACGGCGGCTCTTTTGGCAATTCCTCGGGCGGCGACGCGGCGACCATCGCCGCTAACGACGCTTCGGCGCGCCGCAAGAACACGGCCCAATGGCTAAAGGCGACCGAGGAAGCCCTCGAATTCAAGGACGTCCCCGACCTGACCGGCGAGAAAGTGGCCGACAAGGTCTTGAAGCAAGCGGCAAAGATGGTCGGCGCCGGCGGACAGGAGAATCCGCTGCCGGTATTGCTGGAGCTGCGTTATTACCAGGTCATCGGCGCGCTCAAGCCCGAGGACGCCCTGCCGCTGGTGCAGAAACTGCTCAAGGACGAAGCCCGCGCTACGACGTTCGTCTCCGGCACGCCAGAAGAGCGGAAGTCGCTGCTGGAAAACTGGATCTTGCCGGTTCCGAAGGGGCCCGCCACGGCGGACTCCGATTCGTAGGATATCCAAACGCAGTTGGCGCTCCAGTGAACCGCCGAGCGGCGTTCGTGTCTACTCGATGCGCAAAGGGTCGCCCCTGTTGACCCGCCACGGGGTTTGCTAGCATCGACCCGTTGATCGTATTTCCACGGCGTCGCTGACGCCCAACTCTGAACGAGCGAAACAAGCCCATGGCTTCGGCGACCGAATTCTCCACTCTCCGTACCGAGATTGCCGGCCTGCCGGTGGTCGAACTGGCCCGCGAATTCGGGACGCCAGCCTATTTT
Above is a genomic segment from Planctomycetia bacterium containing:
- a CDS encoding DUF1559 domain-containing protein, yielding MLRRLLGLLISTTLAVQAGCGGGSPPPATTAGPAAPPGGPVAPVSASVEEAAAPAVGDVYATIPDSVSGATVIRVPKLLVSPVGASEAAVKITERLRSDYGLESSQIDEVILVFVGGSPGSSVPSAPYGGREGSSPYGPPSGSPYGPNMTAGTSAPAAASDTSGGLNAMLPAPETTVRIIRANVPIDEAKVRSSRSLESTEQFAGAQKIYRSTQADSDAVCFFDPQSLIIGREAALQSYFNAPAAGASSGSPYGPPSGSPYGPPAAVAEEAAAAPVPKTLGETLREAPPEFAIFGAKKSAGGQPSVGALMPTAAAGSNVSSMLGVMASAIPEGTFAVDLASGAKLTIDIAMPNADGAQQLWSTLQGMQGMIGMAVGMQRNALSAGLSPEQQALQSKGYDAWDQFAKTMKVERGGENNQHVLISGSLDQPMVESLAGTLKRDLILPPGSDAARRVVESQLKQLGIAAHTYLSTNNKLPTAATMSADGKPLLSWRVSLLPFLGQKELFDQFKQDEAWDSEHNKALVEKMPSVFAVPGISEAGKTTIVAPVGDGTVLGHKEGATLVMASDGPSNTILLVQANAEKAVTWTAPDDLAYDAAKPTEGLDKAYSGVFLALWLDGQVHTIALNTATDTAAGLFTFAGGETVDLNALLAAAAAPTATESTAPASGDTTTATAATSTKKYPPGWAGESQRAIDLGHDKEAARLSLAAAITSDDEVLKKEVMHWNKLTRPVHQLRWGVGAMPDPKRRADSAGGTAGRAGSPYGRNTGAVTSGEDDDEEEVVDPIKDFDDLAGEVGSDMVKEIRRRLDKGEFGKLFEYDRKKSDNENANSGVNYRLEASSSPYGPRGPSSGAASSTTPPTNEELDAVAEQAPRGLVILGKGDRRKLLTAAAKAEVDVLLIAEMTTKNTRSTEPAIQWVVVDVATKKNVGRESEPVPLPDGGGSAYGGSFGNSSGGDAATIAANDASARRKNTAQWLKATEEALEFKDVPDLTGEKVADKVLKQAAKMVGAGGQENPLPVLLELRYYQVIGALKPEDALPLVQKLLKDEARATTFVSGTPEERKSLLENWILPVPKGPATADSDS